A region of Spodoptera frugiperda isolate SF20-4 chromosome 26, AGI-APGP_CSIRO_Sfru_2.0, whole genome shotgun sequence DNA encodes the following proteins:
- the LOC118264666 gene encoding gastrula zinc finger protein XlCGF28.1 — translation MDLCRVCLVPEPNKDILSESLKARSDNKSFAEIFMFCFDIQVDEDSKISTKICIKCYGKVKTYYNFKCQAVKSDAYLKLLLEESSVKNEVFLRDDNDIKNEHDQPPSPLSDDPQEPEVMVKDEPKDDGLYKSEDDSHDYDDDNVLLSVIKSIKYEYVENDSKDEQPVKKKRKKKDAVVKTSSDPIRQICEECGKAVKDLKAHSYLHMPVSCRKRFKCKTCDKVFSSHSARNKHNKIKHLGIKKQCEICNKTVTHLKQHIRLIHNRSSLPFCCVSCGRRFISKSMLDLHMTSHTKDRPFPCPECDKKFSCKQRMLLHKRQVHDKEKTHLCQLCSKSFFKKYHLQVHLRSHSKEKPYACPECGKCFSTTTILKSHREIHKEEKAYNCTLCDMSFKKKNYLNVHMISHTKVKRYPCQYCGVKFGRSDHRKRHEYTAHEKNFISA, via the exons atGGACCTATGCAGGGTCTGTCTTGTACCTGAACCTAATAAGGATATATTGTCTGAATCACTAAAGGCGAGAAGTGACAATAAAAGTTTTGCCgagatttttatgttttgtttcgaCATACAG GTTGACGAGGACTCAAAAATCagtacaaaaatatgtataaaatgttacggtaaagttaaaacatattataactttaaatgCCAAGCTGTAAAAAGCGATGCTTACTTAAAACTACTACTTGAGGAAAGCAGTGTTAAAAATGAGGTATTTTTACGAGATGATAATGATATAAAGAATGAACATGATCAGCCACCATCACCATTGAGTGATGACCCTCAGGAACCAGAGGTAATGGTGAAGGATGAACCAAAGGATGATGGTCTTTACAAAAGTGAGGATGACTCGCATGATTATGACGATGACAATGTGTTGTTAAGTGTAATTAAGAGTATAAAGTATGAATATGTTGAAAATGATAGCAAAGACG aaCAACCTGTAAAGAAAAAGAGGAAAAAGAAAGATGCTGTTGTTAAGACTAGCTCGGATCCTATTAGGCAGATATGTGAAGAATGTGGCAAAGCCGTGAAGGACCTGAAGGCTCACTCCTACCTCCACATGCCAGTGTCCTGCCGCAAGCGCTTTAAGTGTAAAACTTGCGACAAAGTATTCTCCAGCCACAGCGCAAGAAACAAACACaataagataaaacatttaGGAATTAAAAAGCAATGTGAGATatgtaataaaa CGGTAACACATCTCAAGCAGCACATACGCCTGATTCACAATCGCTCGTCGCTACCATTCTGCTGCGTGTCGTGTGGGCGCAGGTTCATTTCCAAGTCGATGCTAGACCTGCATATGACGTCACACACCAAAGACCGCCCGTTCCCCTGCCCGGAGTGCGATAAAAAGTTTTCGTGTAAACAAAGAATGCTTCTTCATAA aCGTCAAGTGCACGACAAAGAGAAGACACACTTATGTCAATTATGTTCCAAGAGCTTCTTCAAGAAATATCATTTACAAGTACATTTAAG gAGTCATTCCAAAGAGAAGCCGTATGCATGTCCAGAATGTGGCAAATGTTTCTCCACCACCACGATCCTCAAGAGTCACCGGGAGATCCACAAGGAGGAGAAAGCCTATAACTGCACTCTCTGTGATATGTCcttcaaaaagaaaaa CTACCTAAACGTCCACATGATCAGCCATACGAAGGTGAAGCGCTACCCGTGCCAGTACTGCGGCGTGAAGTTCGGCCGCTCAGACCATCGCAAGCGGCACGAGTACACGGCACACGAGAAGAACTTCATCAGCGCCTGA